The genomic interval GAAGAGAGGGCAATCACATCGGTAGAACGAGGTGATTCATCCAGAATCGCCATTTCACCAAAAAAATCGCCCTGCCCCAAAATTGCCAGCGTCACACCGTCATCCCCAGTGATGCGCCGGACTTTTACCCAGCCAGATACAAGGAAGTAAACAGCATTACCCCAGGCATCTTCCATAAGAACCGCTCTGCCTGCTGGGTATTCGTGTTCGTCAGCAACCGACAAGAGCCATTCTAAGGTTTCTGGGTTGACAGTGTTAAAAAGCGGGAAAAGTTCACTAAAATCTTCAGTTTGCATGAAAGATCTTAAAAGTAGTAGACCAACATTGGCAGCAGTAATGTCTTCTCCCTTGCTAATGCAAGGATCTGCCATCGTAGCAGCAAAGGCTAGCTGGTATTTTCCCAGTCTAACGATAGCTGGTTTAGAATCAAACGCCTGTGCCGTGCTTCAACAAACCTAACAGTAGGAAATCGCTTCATAACTAGAGGGTATTATTAGTAACCCTATTGGTGTAGGTGCTGTTGCAGGCGATCGCAAAACGTTTCCGTATGCGAAAACCTTCGCAAGGAAAGCATAGCCTTTACGTTAGCGTAGCTTGACGTAGGCATAAGATATCTCTGCGCTGGTATACTTTGCAGCCCGATTCGACTTGTACGCACACTGCCAATAATGTTTCTGGTGTCCGCTTTACTATTGTACTCGCAATAAAGCTTATCCCCTCAACTGGTGGGATTTTCGTCGCTGTTTGACTCAGCTTGCAGCAGCTTTAGGGCTTCCAGCTGTTTGTTCAGGCTCTTGACTAGCTCATCCAGAGCAGGCAAAGCTTCTAATTGTCCTGCTGTCAGAGTAGGATCGATGCGCGTGCGCTTTTGAATTTCATTGAGTTTGGTTTGCAGTTGCTGGGCCATCGTCAAGGCATCGCGACTGAGATTTTCTAGTTGCTGCTGTTGGTAAAACTTCAACGCAGCGCCGCGCAGAACTTGCAGGGTTCCTTCCTCGCCGTGAGTACCGGGCATCACCCGCAAGCGCAATAGCAAACGGTTTTGTTGATAGATCCTCTCTATTTCTACCTGTTTCGGGTGTTCTACCGGAATTAAAGACAAGTGGGTTAAGCGCTTGAGTTCGTTAATGACTCCCTGAAAAACAGCTGCATCCAGCCCTTCCAACACCGACTGCAAAACACCGTTCTGGCTCCACAGAATGCGACCGCTATTTTGATGTCGCTCGAAATAAAGCCGACCGATACCGCCTGCAAGCACTCTGGCGAGCAATTCGTGGAGCAAGTTTTTTGGCGGTAGCGTTGCCAGAACTTCCACCGGACTGGAGATGCGGTCTGCTTGTACTTCCAAGACAGGCAGGCTGTACCCAGAAGGCAGTGCCACAGACATTTGAGAGGGTTTCACTCCGCTCGGCTGTCGCTTTGCAGTCGTCTGATTTGTGATTTGGGCAGGAGCGGGATGTGAATGGCTCGAAGTTGTCGATGGCGGCGGTACAACGTGCGATGAACTTGACACAAAGTCCGATTTGTCTAACTCTTCTGGACTGTCTACAATCAGTGTCGGTCGATCGTGTCGATCTAAGCGATTGTCTGATGCTGAGTTTTGCTGTTTGGCACTGGCTTGCTTCAGCTGTCCCATGTGGTTTAAGTACGCCGATAGCACCGCTTGATGCTGTGTGGCTGTAATTGACTGCGGCACCAACGAGCAATTCATATAAGCTAAAATCCGGCGCACGTAATCTAGAGCCGCAGTATCATCTGGATTCACCATACCTAAATTTAGGTGGGTTCCTTCCAGAGAAATAGGCAGGACTTGATGATACAGACAAGCTTCAAAGGGAAGGATAGTGTCTATTAACCGGAATGTTACTTCATATTTTTCCCTATCCATCCCTTTATCCGATCCAGGTGCCGAAAATTGCTGATAGCTGGTGCGCTTTTGACTAACTGTGTTATGTGCCAAGGGTGCCATAGGTGTTTATTTAAGCTTACTACCATTTCTCACAATCCCAAGGCCGATCGAAAGTTTTGTGCTTTGAGCTTTGAATTGCTGGAGGTGGGTTTAATCACCTTATCTGTTTTTTTGACGAGTCCACTTTGCCAAACTCGTCTATTTTTATACAGATACTTCCTTCACTTCAAAACCTTATACTCATAACTTGGGACTTTCTTGAGGAGCGGTGTTGAAGACTGCGATGCAAAAATGGGGCTCAACAGAGCTACTTTAACTGTCGCAGCCGACAACTGTGTCAGTTTGACCTTTTCACCTAGAAGGTTTGACCCAACCAAGGATTTGTGGTTAGAACACCCTACCCTTCTCTGTTGTTAAATGTCTCTTCTAATACCAAATTGCCATCATTTAGTCAATAGCGTTTATCTCTAAAGAGATATTTCTTTATGTTTATGACTGGAATGAAAGCGCGATCGGTATTAGCCAGCAATAGCACCCTTTTGGATAAGGAGTATATTCTAACTTTTGTTTTATTGAACAGTAAAGCCTTGATAGGTGGCAAACAATACACCCTCTATCATATC from Aerosakkonema funiforme FACHB-1375 carries:
- a CDS encoding ATPase, T2SS/T4P/T4SS family: MAPLAHNTVSQKRTSYQQFSAPGSDKGMDREKYEVTFRLIDTILPFEACLYHQVLPISLEGTHLNLGMVNPDDTAALDYVRRILAYMNCSLVPQSITATQHQAVLSAYLNHMGQLKQASAKQQNSASDNRLDRHDRPTLIVDSPEELDKSDFVSSSSHVVPPPSTTSSHSHPAPAQITNQTTAKRQPSGVKPSQMSVALPSGYSLPVLEVQADRISSPVEVLATLPPKNLLHELLARVLAGGIGRLYFERHQNSGRILWSQNGVLQSVLEGLDAAVFQGVINELKRLTHLSLIPVEHPKQVEIERIYQQNRLLLRLRVMPGTHGEEGTLQVLRGAALKFYQQQQLENLSRDALTMAQQLQTKLNEIQKRTRIDPTLTAGQLEALPALDELVKSLNKQLEALKLLQAESNSDENPTS